From the Sporocytophaga myxococcoides DSM 11118 genome, one window contains:
- a CDS encoding OmpP1/FadL family transporter, translating to MKKLLFFMIFLSAAGLVKAGGYQVNLIGVRYVGMGHIGTGLTMDAGSIFFNPGALSLIKDKYSFTGSISGIFSYTQFRSSNAGFTARTDNPLSTPFSVFASAKITDNLSAGIGVYTPFGSSIVWGDNWGGKYLIQDIKLKAVFFQPTVSYKIGDKLGIGAGLVFAYGKVDLHRAIPVTFADGSSGQANLKGHATNWGYNLGISFKPIEALTIGLNYRSKIKMDLKDGDANFTVPSSLSANFPAGNKFDATLPLPATFSGGISYNINDNFLIGAQVDYVRWSAYDSLIFDFKQNTPSLPDSRNPRKYDNTFIFRLGGQYKASDMLTIRLGGYYDETPVKKDYENPETPDGNRIGLSAGLSIYPTERLSIDLSFLFVNQLKRDSEYKPANFKGAYKTYAYIPGIGLSYNF from the coding sequence ATGAAAAAACTATTATTTTTTATGATATTTCTCTCAGCTGCCGGATTGGTTAAGGCTGGAGGATACCAGGTAAATCTTATTGGGGTAAGATATGTCGGAATGGGACATATTGGCACAGGACTTACAATGGATGCCGGTTCTATATTCTTTAATCCGGGAGCTTTGTCTTTGATAAAAGACAAGTATAGCTTTACAGGAAGCATTAGTGGTATATTTTCTTATACTCAGTTTCGCTCCTCCAACGCTGGTTTTACAGCAAGGACAGATAACCCTTTGTCTACTCCTTTTTCAGTATTTGCCAGCGCCAAAATTACTGATAATTTAAGTGCGGGAATAGGAGTATATACTCCATTTGGCAGTTCCATTGTATGGGGTGATAATTGGGGAGGAAAATATTTGATCCAGGATATCAAATTAAAAGCAGTTTTTTTTCAGCCAACAGTTTCTTACAAAATAGGTGATAAGCTTGGTATTGGAGCAGGGCTAGTGTTTGCTTATGGTAAAGTAGATCTTCACCGCGCTATACCTGTCACTTTTGCAGATGGAAGCTCTGGTCAGGCAAATCTAAAAGGTCATGCAACCAATTGGGGATACAATTTGGGGATATCATTTAAACCTATAGAAGCTCTGACAATTGGCTTGAACTACAGATCCAAAATAAAGATGGACTTAAAGGATGGCGATGCCAACTTTACAGTACCATCATCTTTATCCGCTAATTTCCCAGCAGGAAATAAATTTGATGCCACTCTTCCATTACCAGCTACTTTCAGTGGTGGTATCTCATATAACATAAATGATAACTTCCTTATTGGAGCTCAGGTTGATTATGTCAGATGGAGTGCTTATGATTCGCTTATCTTTGACTTCAAACAAAATACCCCATCACTACCTGATTCCAGAAATCCAAGAAAGTATGATAACACATTTATCTTCAGACTAGGAGGTCAATACAAAGCTAGTGATATGCTTACAATAAGACTAGGCGGATATTATGATGAAACTCCTGTAAAAAAAGATTATGAAAACCCTGAAACTCCTGATGGAAATAGAATTGGGCTATCTGCAGGGCTTTCCATTTATCCTACAGAGAGATTAAGTATAGACTTGTCATTTTTATTTGTCAATCAGCTGAAACGTGATTCGGAGTATAAACCAGCAAATTTTAAAGGG
- a CDS encoding PstS family phosphate ABC transporter substrate-binding protein, translating to MKYEGLYYYNYLKHWGITLKGTEIQVVTHIYLKINSFAKLIQLIIFEQITAFVNKLLLLFIALFMLSCEGTNTMNLSSAVLEKPVTDSVKDTTHGHINQIQISIKGSTTVAPVMEKLISRFEKRNKLYAFHLEAAGSQSGIEALKRQDADIAMTSAIMNENHKFDFHKRKLDFVELYLGGDALAIIVNVNNKAKGLTKEMVKEIFTGNIKQWEVSTGLDKHIRIFGRDTTSGTYRYFKEQILDNESFSENTVSLKNSKDIIDSVRKYQNAIGYVSFAQLNYSVEPLDISFDKGKSFIKLRNEHVENFHYKFVRPLYLYYTADTYIKLKAFIDFIKSDEGKEIIFNEGYIPVSSSLISGKHHKEIQ from the coding sequence TTGAAATATGAAGGTCTTTATTATTATAATTATCTCAAGCATTGGGGAATTACCTTAAAAGGTACGGAAATACAGGTTGTAACACATATTTATCTTAAGATAAATTCTTTTGCCAAATTAATTCAATTAATTATTTTCGAACAAATTACCGCATTTGTGAACAAATTATTATTGCTATTCATTGCCCTATTCATGCTTTCCTGTGAGGGCACTAATACCATGAATCTTTCATCAGCAGTTTTAGAAAAACCTGTTACTGATTCTGTAAAAGATACTACTCATGGACATATCAATCAGATACAAATCTCCATCAAAGGCAGCACTACTGTTGCTCCTGTTATGGAAAAGTTAATCTCAAGATTTGAAAAGAGAAATAAATTATATGCCTTTCATTTAGAAGCTGCCGGAAGCCAGTCTGGTATAGAAGCCTTAAAAAGGCAGGATGCAGATATAGCCATGACTTCTGCAATCATGAATGAGAATCATAAATTTGATTTTCATAAAAGAAAGCTTGATTTTGTTGAACTATATCTCGGTGGTGATGCACTTGCAATCATTGTGAATGTAAACAATAAAGCTAAGGGCTTAACCAAAGAAATGGTGAAAGAAATTTTTACAGGTAATATTAAACAATGGGAAGTAAGCACTGGCCTTGATAAGCATATACGCATCTTTGGAAGAGATACCACATCAGGTACATATCGATATTTTAAAGAACAAATACTGGACAATGAAAGCTTCTCCGAAAATACAGTATCTCTTAAAAACAGTAAGGACATAATTGATTCCGTTCGAAAATATCAAAATGCAATTGGTTATGTTTCATTTGCTCAATTGAATTATTCAGTAGAACCACTTGATATCTCCTTTGACAAAGGAAAATCTTTCATAAAATTAAGGAATGAACATGTGGAGAATTTCCACTATAAATTTGTAAGGCCTTTATACCTCTATTACACCGCTGATACATACATAAAATTAAAAGCATTTATTGATTTTATAAAAAGTGATGAAGGAAAAGAAATAATCTTCAATGAAGGGTATATACCTGTCAGCAGTTCTTTAATCAGTGGGAAACATCATAAAGAAATTCAATAA
- a CDS encoding DinB family protein, with the protein MLTKEQAHISFAGSVEGIDYKTAGKSEKTFPYNIWQLSSHIQFTQKDILEFCTNNQYKEPKWPDDYWPSNAKPTQQEWQDCLSYFQEDRNSFVNLIKNPSADLLAPIPHGTGQNLLREAILICDHTAYHTGQIVLLRKLLGNW; encoded by the coding sequence ATGCTGACCAAGGAACAGGCCCATATTTCATTTGCAGGGTCTGTTGAGGGTATAGATTATAAAACAGCAGGGAAATCAGAAAAAACATTTCCTTATAATATCTGGCAACTAAGTTCGCATATTCAGTTTACACAAAAAGATATTCTTGAATTCTGCACCAACAATCAATATAAAGAGCCAAAGTGGCCTGATGATTACTGGCCTTCAAATGCAAAACCTACACAACAGGAATGGCAAGATTGTCTCAGTTATTTTCAAGAGGACAGGAATTCTTTTGTTAATCTCATCAAAAACCCTTCTGCTGATCTATTGGCGCCTATCCCACATGGCACAGGACAAAACCTTTTAAGGGAAGCCATATTAATCTGTGATCATACAGCTTACCATACAGGTCAGATTGTTCTTTTAAGAAAGTTGCTTGGAAATTGGTGA
- a CDS encoding START domain-containing protein yields MIKLTFSLLFLNLLLAFTSTSGDWELKKEEEGIRIYTGDKDAGIKKIKIETSINYPASNVLEILKDKEKYTNWVYKCSEAKLLKKVNENEYYHYQMTSAPWPIQDRDMIVHLKISENKSTGEYTLTGMGVPDYLPERSGRVRIKHYQTLWKITPITQNSCQVIYEMRVDPSGAIPAWLYNLGSTEGPLITAQNLRKEVEKRFH; encoded by the coding sequence GTGATCAAACTAACATTTTCCCTGCTGTTTTTAAATTTGTTATTGGCCTTTACTTCCACAAGTGGTGATTGGGAATTAAAGAAGGAGGAAGAAGGAATTAGAATTTATACTGGAGATAAAGATGCAGGAATCAAGAAAATTAAAATTGAGACCAGTATAAACTACCCTGCCTCTAATGTACTTGAAATACTTAAGGATAAGGAAAAATATACCAATTGGGTTTATAAATGCAGTGAAGCTAAGTTATTGAAAAAGGTAAATGAAAACGAATACTACCATTATCAGATGACGAGTGCACCTTGGCCTATACAAGACCGAGATATGATTGTTCATCTTAAAATTTCTGAAAATAAATCAACTGGTGAATATACACTGACAGGAATGGGAGTGCCAGATTACCTTCCTGAAAGAAGCGGTAGAGTGAGGATTAAACACTACCAGACACTTTGGAAAATAACTCCGATTACTCAGAATTCCTGCCAGGTAATTTATGAAATGAGAGTTGATCCTTCCGGAGCAATTCCAGCATGGCTTTATAATCTTGGGTCTACAGAAGGTCCGCTGATTACTGCTCAGAATCTTAGAAAAGAAGTGGAGAAAAGGTTCCATTAA
- a CDS encoding lipocalin family protein, whose translation MMEKEIRWGSVLGGAIAGAILGYLMRRKPAPLKVERKIDLNRYQGKWYEIAAIPTKFEKGCINATSEYSLEKDGTFRIVNECRVTESGNLKKSFGKAILKDAGTNSKFKVKFRGPFKRDYQILSVGNEYEYALAGDESRTRLWILSRKPVLSKNVVDQLIDKAKNEGFDIGKIVFIKHNHQNEPCY comes from the coding sequence ATGATGGAAAAGGAAATCAGATGGGGATCGGTTCTAGGGGGAGCAATTGCAGGAGCAATTTTAGGATATCTTATGAGAAGAAAGCCAGCTCCGCTCAAAGTAGAAAGAAAAATTGATCTGAACAGGTATCAGGGGAAGTGGTATGAAATAGCTGCAATCCCTACCAAATTTGAAAAGGGTTGTATCAATGCTACATCGGAATATTCTTTGGAAAAAGATGGAACATTCAGAATTGTTAATGAATGTCGTGTAACTGAATCCGGTAATCTTAAAAAGTCGTTCGGTAAAGCCATTTTGAAAGACGCTGGCACCAATTCAAAGTTTAAGGTTAAATTCAGAGGTCCATTTAAAAGAGATTATCAAATCCTTTCTGTAGGAAATGAGTATGAGTATGCATTAGCCGGTGATGAGTCAAGAACCAGGCTTTGGATATTGTCCAGAAAACCTGTATTGTCAAAGAATGTAGTTGATCAATTAATTGATAAAGCAAAAAATGAAGGATTTGATATTGGAAAGATTGTTTTTATTAAACACAATCATCAGAATGAGCCATGTTACTAA
- a CDS encoding TIGR00266 family protein has translation MKSNHEIDYKIYGEEMQFVEIELDPQETVVAESGSFMMMEDGIRMETIFGDGSQQQGGFLGKIFSAGKRLLTGESLFMTAFTNGGSGKKHVSFASPYPGKIIPMNLAELDGRLICQKDAFLCAAKGVSIGIEFQKKLGTGLFGGEGFIMEKLEGDGFAFVHAGGMVTEKTLQPGEVLKVDTGCIVAFTSGVDYNIEFIGGIKNSLFGGEGLFFATLRGPGKVWVQSLPISRLASRMLAYGIGQRREEGSILGGLGNLIDGD, from the coding sequence ATGAAAAGCAATCACGAAATAGATTACAAGATTTATGGTGAGGAAATGCAGTTTGTAGAAATAGAACTCGATCCTCAGGAAACTGTAGTTGCTGAATCCGGCAGCTTTATGATGATGGAAGATGGGATAAGAATGGAAACTATTTTTGGTGACGGATCTCAGCAACAAGGAGGATTTCTTGGAAAGATTTTTTCTGCAGGAAAAAGACTTCTCACCGGTGAGAGTTTGTTTATGACTGCTTTTACTAATGGTGGATCTGGTAAAAAGCATGTTAGTTTTGCTTCTCCTTATCCTGGTAAAATAATACCTATGAACCTAGCAGAATTGGATGGTAGATTAATTTGTCAAAAAGATGCCTTTTTGTGTGCTGCTAAAGGTGTTTCTATAGGAATTGAATTCCAGAAAAAACTGGGCACCGGACTTTTTGGAGGTGAAGGATTCATTATGGAAAAGCTGGAAGGCGATGGCTTTGCTTTCGTGCATGCAGGAGGGATGGTTACGGAGAAAACACTTCAGCCTGGTGAAGTACTTAAAGTGGATACTGGTTGTATTGTAGCATTCACCAGTGGAGTAGATTATAATATTGAATTCATAGGAGGAATCAAAAATTCACTTTTCGGTGGTGAAGGCTTGTTTTTCGCGACATTAAGAGGACCTGGAAAGGTTTGGGTACAATCTTTGCCAATAAGCCGACTTGCTTCCCGTATGCTAGCATATGGTATTGGTCAACGCAGAGAGGAAGGTAGTATTCTCGGCGGTTTGGGCAATCTAATCGATGGAGATTAA